In the Helianthus annuus cultivar XRQ/B chromosome 11, HanXRQr2.0-SUNRISE, whole genome shotgun sequence genome, one interval contains:
- the LOC110890963 gene encoding pentatricopeptide repeat-containing protein At3g09040, mitochondrial: MIHNEQAYSRLLAICLQHCKQIQTRQLFDEMPQRVKQASRAVNLIHAQSLTLGFDSIGKLGNAIVDLHAKCGNIVFAQKSFDRLERRDTLAWNSVLSMYSRQGMLEYVLRLFGSMRASGVDPNQFTYAIVLSVCARLTDIVLGKAVHCHVVKTGFVCDSFCEGSLIDMYAKCGLVDDASKIFDGCVYADTVSWTAMIAGYVKGGLPDKAITLFKDMLKVGRIPDQVAFVTVISACIESGRFNDARQLFDKMRDPNVVAWNVMISGHARDGCYHMAIDYFKSMTRYGIKPTRSTLGSVLSAIASTSDLDCGSQVHALATKQGLFSNVYVGSSLINMYSKCQELYFARSVFDALDDKNTVLWNTMLGGYAQNRNADEVISLFINMRHAGFIPDEFTYTSVLSASASLKSVELGKQLHSLVVKYKFNMNLFVGNALVDMYAKSSSLHDAIKQFNMIKNRDNVSWNAMIVGFVQEEEESKAFSMFQKMRKDAITPDEVCFASLLSACANVQSITKGKQLHSLLVKLNMETRLYSGSSLLDMYSKCRVVSDAQKIYSSMSVKSVASTNALIGGFVVQNSVTLAISLFKDMLYGGLLNPSEVTLASLLDGCNEPSKLTLGRQIHNFVIKYGFSGYDDEFLAVSLLGMYFNTRVPADALVVYSELPDPKSTVMWTAVLSGLAQNDCSDNALEIYLEMRRNNIMPDQATFVSVLKACAALASLQDGHVVHSLVFHTGFDSDELTCSALVDMYAKCGDIASASQVFNEIINKKDVITWNSMIVGYAKNGYAEDALRIFNEMSESKSNIKPDDITFLGVLTACSHAGKVTEGRRIFDSMINHYKMEPRMDHISCMIDLLGRWGNLTEAEEIIDKLEFKPNAMIWATFLGACRIHGDERRGKRASDELSNLEPDSSASFVLLSNIFAASGRWDQVKLVRREMKEKGVKKHPGCSWIKLGESTHLFVSGDDSHSKCGEIYALLKQLKAPMKDQGYAPLML, from the coding sequence ATGATTCACAATGAACAAGCATACTCCAGGTTGTTGGCGATATGTCTTCAACATTGCAAACAAATTCAGACCCGCCAACTGTTCGACGAAATGCCTCAAAGAGTTAAACAAGCTTCCAGAGCCGTTAACCTCATCCATGCCCAAAGCTTGACTCTGGGTTTCGATTCCATAGGTAAACTTGGCAATGCCATTGTCGATTTGCACGCTAAATGTGGCAACATTGTGTTTGCTCAGAAGAGTTTTGACCGTTTGGAACGACGAGATACGCTGGCGTGGAACTCGGTTTTATCGATGTATTCGAGACAGGGAATGTTGGAATATGTTTTACGGCTCTTTGGGTCTATGCGGGCTTCTGGGGTTGATCCGAATCAGTTTACTTATGCCATTGTTTTATCGGTTTGTGCAAGATTGACGGATATTGTGTTGGGTAAGGCGGTGCATTGTCATGTTGTGAAAACGGGGTTCGTGTGTGATTCGTTTTGTGAAGGATCGCTTATTGACATGTATGCGAAATGTGGCCTTGTAGATGATGCATCAAAGATATTTGATGGGTGCGTGTACGCGGATACGGTTTCGTGGACCGCGATGATTGCCGGTTATGTAAAAGGTGGTCTCCCTGACAAGGCGATAACGTTATTTAAGGATATGTTGAAAGTAGGTCGTATACCAGATCAAGTGGCATTTGTAACTGTCATTAGCGCGTGTATTGAATCAGGGCGTTTCAATGACGCACGCCAGTTGTTCGATAAAATGCGTGATCCAAATGTTGTAGCATGGAATGTCATGATCTCAGGGCATGCTCGGGACGGTTGTTACCATATGGCTATCGATTATTTCAAAAGCATGACTAGATACGGGATTAAACCGACTCGATCCACACTAGGAAGTGTTTTAAGCGCCATTGCGAGTACATCTGATCTTGATTGCGGTTCACAAGTTCATGCGTTAGCAACCAAACAAGGGTTGTTTTCCAATGTTTATGTTGGAAGTTCTTTGATCAACATGTATTCAAAGTGTCAAGAATTGTATTTTGCGAGGAGTGTCTTTGATGCATTAGACGATAAAAATACTGTTTTATGGAACACAATGCTCGGAGGTTACGCCCAAAATAGAAACGCTGATGAAGTAATTAGTCTGTTCATAAACATGAGACATGCTGGCTTCATACCGGATGAATTTACTTACACTAGTGTTTTGAGCGCGTCTGCTTCTTTGAAAAGTGTTGAATTAGGGAAGCAGTTGCATTCACTTGTCGTCAAATACAAGTTCAACATGAACTTATTTGTCGGAAATGCATTGGTAGATATGTACGCAAAGTCGAGTTCTCTACACGATGCTATAAAACAATTTAACATGATAAAGAATCGCGATAATGTTTCTTGGAATGCAATGATAGTCGGGTTTGTgcaggaagaagaagaaagcaAGGCGTTTAGCATGTTTCAGAAGATGCGAAAAGACGCTATTACCCCCGATGAGGTATGTTTTGCTAGTTTACTCAGTGCTTGTGCAAATGTCCAATCTATCACCAAAGGAAAACAATTGCATTCACTTTTAGTTAAGTTAAATATGGAAACCCGCCTTTATTCCGGAAGCTCTCTTCTTGATATGTATTCTAAATGCCGGGTCGTTTCGGACGCACAAAAAATCTATAGTTCCATGTCGGTGAAAAGCGTAGCTTCTACTAACGCTTTAATTGGTGGGTTTGTTGTTCAAAATTCCGTTACGTTAGCTATAAGTTTGTTTAAAGATATGCTATATGGAGGATTGTTAAACCCATCGGAGGTTACGTTAGCAAGCTTATTGGATGGCTGCAATGAACCTTCCAAATTGACTCTCGGAAGACAAATTCACAATTTTGTTATAAAATACGGTTTTTCTGGTTATGATGATGAATTCTTGGCGGTGTCTCTTTTGGGCATGTATTTTAACACGCGGGTCCCGGCAGATGCTTTGGTTGTCTACTCAGAGTTGCCAGACCCGAAAAGCACGGTTATGTGGACGGCCGTTTTATCGGGACTTGCTCAAAACGATTGCAGTGACAACGCGTTGGAAATATACCTAGAAATGAGGAGAAACAATATAATGCCCGATCAAGCGACGTTTGTTAGCGTTCTTAAAGCATGTGCAGCGTTAGCGTCTTTACAAGACGGTCATGTGGTCCACTCGCTCGTTTTCCACACGGGTTTTGACTCAGATGAGTTGACTTGCAGTGCTCTCGTGGACATGTACGCTAAATGTGGGGACATCGCAAGTGCTTCGCAAGTCTTTAACGAAATAATTAACAAAAAAGATGTCATCACATGGAACTCGATGATTGTCGGTTATGCGAAAAACGGGTACGCGGAGGACGCACTACGTATCTTTAACGAAATGAGTGAGTCAAAGTCAAATATAAAGCCCGATGACATCACGTTTCTTGGAGTACTCACAGCTTGCAGTCACGCAGGAAAAGTAACCGAAGGACGTCGTATTTTTGACTCTATGATTAACCACTACAAGATGGAACCACGTATGGATCATATTTCATGTATGATCGATCTTCTCGGAAGGTGGGGTAATCTCACGGAGGCCGAGGAAATAATCGACAAGTTAGAATTCAAACCGAACGCTATGATTTGGGCTACGTTTCTCGGTGCGTGTAGAATACACGGTGATGAAAGAAGAGGAAAACGTGCGAGTGATGAGTTGTCAAATTTGGAGCCCGATAGTTCGGCTTCGTTTGTGTTGCTTTCTAATATATTTGCGGCTTCGGGGCGATGGGACCAAGTGAAGTTAGTTAGAAGGGAAATGAAAGAGAAGGGCGTTAAGAAGCATCCGGGATGTAGTTGGATTAAGTTGGGAGAGAGTACACACTTGTTTGTTTCGGGGGATGACTCTCATTCGAAGTGTGGTGAAATATACGCGCTTTTGAAACAACTGAAAGCGCCAATGAAGGATCAAGGGTATGCTCCACTAATGCTATGA
- the LOC110887275 gene encoding uncharacterized protein LOC110887275 isoform X2 — protein MKGDAKRGDDLAVFEMTCKRFQNWFAKQRLPPFKEAVMDAWMCCCTSMIMADFGVNLIRFTCLCKKTILAPSPRSQFLSPCGQYKPLVEIYLAKDLCDIAHNIILMRVCNASISYVMKNIRGKEDLETSIVAGFGYGVAVSLANGMRGPSVLSVGVVWALFNGGMFKSPGEGRSWLSFCCTVL, from the exons ATGAAGGGGGACGCAAAGAGAGGGGATGATTTAGCGGTTTTTGAGATGACATGCAAACGGTTTCAGAATTGGTTTGCCAAACAACGTTTACCCCCCTTCAAGGAAGCTGTCATGGATGCCTGGATGTGCTGTTGCACCTCCATGATTATGGCTGACTTTGGTGTGAATCTTATCCGCTTTACCTGCTTGTGTAAAAAAACGATTCTTGCACCGTCGCCACGATCACAa TTTCTTTCCCCTTGTGGACAGTACAAGCCATTGGTAGAAATTTATTTAGCAAAAGATTTGTGTGACATAGCTCATAATATTATTCTCATGAGGGTTTGTAATGCAAGTATATCTTATGTCATGAAAAACATAAGAGGCAAGGAAGATTTGGAAACAAG TATTGTGGCAGGTTTTGGTTATGGAGTTGCCGTATCTTTGGCTAATGGCATGAGGGGTCCTAGTGTACTCTCTGTTGGGGTTGTCTGGGCACTCTTTAATGGTGGAATGTTTAAG TCACCTGGCGAAGGTAGATCTTGGTTAAGTTTTTGTTGCACTGTTCTATAA
- the LOC110887275 gene encoding uncharacterized protein LOC110887275 isoform X1 translates to MKGDAKRGDDLAVFEMTCKRFQNWFAKQRLPPFKEAVMDAWMCCCTSMIMADFGVNLIRFTCLCKKTILAPSPRSQFLSPCGQYKPLVEIYLAKDLCDIAHNIILMRVCNASISYVMKNIRGKEDLETSIVAGFGYGVAVSLANGMRGPSVLSVGVVWALFNGGMFKAGIKMPAYDHKLDRFTWRR, encoded by the exons ATGAAGGGGGACGCAAAGAGAGGGGATGATTTAGCGGTTTTTGAGATGACATGCAAACGGTTTCAGAATTGGTTTGCCAAACAACGTTTACCCCCCTTCAAGGAAGCTGTCATGGATGCCTGGATGTGCTGTTGCACCTCCATGATTATGGCTGACTTTGGTGTGAATCTTATCCGCTTTACCTGCTTGTGTAAAAAAACGATTCTTGCACCGTCGCCACGATCACAa TTTCTTTCCCCTTGTGGACAGTACAAGCCATTGGTAGAAATTTATTTAGCAAAAGATTTGTGTGACATAGCTCATAATATTATTCTCATGAGGGTTTGTAATGCAAGTATATCTTATGTCATGAAAAACATAAGAGGCAAGGAAGATTTGGAAACAAG TATTGTGGCAGGTTTTGGTTATGGAGTTGCCGTATCTTTGGCTAATGGCATGAGGGGTCCTAGTGTACTCTCTGTTGGGGTTGTCTGGGCACTCTTTAATGGTGGAATGTTTAAG GCTGGCATCAAGATGCCTGCATACGATCATAAGTTGGATAGAT TCACCTGGCGAAGGTAG
- the LOC110887275 gene encoding uncharacterized protein LOC110887275 isoform X3, translating to MTCKRFQNWFAKQRLPPFKEAVMDAWMCCCTSMIMADFGVNLIRFTCLCKKTILAPSPRSQFLSPCGQYKPLVEIYLAKDLCDIAHNIILMRVCNASISYVMKNIRGKEDLETSIVAGFGYGVAVSLANGMRGPSVLSVGVVWALFNGGMFKAGIKMPAYDHKLDRFTWRR from the exons ATGACATGCAAACGGTTTCAGAATTGGTTTGCCAAACAACGTTTACCCCCCTTCAAGGAAGCTGTCATGGATGCCTGGATGTGCTGTTGCACCTCCATGATTATGGCTGACTTTGGTGTGAATCTTATCCGCTTTACCTGCTTGTGTAAAAAAACGATTCTTGCACCGTCGCCACGATCACAa TTTCTTTCCCCTTGTGGACAGTACAAGCCATTGGTAGAAATTTATTTAGCAAAAGATTTGTGTGACATAGCTCATAATATTATTCTCATGAGGGTTTGTAATGCAAGTATATCTTATGTCATGAAAAACATAAGAGGCAAGGAAGATTTGGAAACAAG TATTGTGGCAGGTTTTGGTTATGGAGTTGCCGTATCTTTGGCTAATGGCATGAGGGGTCCTAGTGTACTCTCTGTTGGGGTTGTCTGGGCACTCTTTAATGGTGGAATGTTTAAG GCTGGCATCAAGATGCCTGCATACGATCATAAGTTGGATAGAT TCACCTGGCGAAGGTAG